The genomic region GACGACGCGACCGGCGTCGATTCGTTCGCGATCGCCAGCGACGAGGACCCCAGCATCGGTGAGATCGCCGAGATCGTTCGCGAGTGCGTCGCGGAAGAACGGGGCATCGAGATCGAGACCGAACTGGTCGACAACCCCCGGGACAACGAGACCCTCGTCGACGCCTTCCCCGTGGAGACGACGCGGACCCACGACGTCCTCGGCTGGGACCCGACGCACACGGTCGAAGACACGATCCGAAAGCAGCTCAGACAGGCCCCATGATCCCGGTTCCCCCCGACCCGCTCGACACGGCGTTACTCGTCCTCGCCGTCGGGATCCTCTACTGGGGATTCGATCGGTACCGCCGCCGATTCGAGCGGAGCGACCTCCTGATCGCAGTCGCGCTTGCAAGCGGCGTGCTATCGTTCGTGTTCGTCCCCGAGGCGTTCGACGCCATCGGGGGCGTCCTCGACATCGAGCGTCGATACATCGTCGTCTCGCTGCTCGCGAACGTCGTCCTGCTCGGGGTCGTCTTCCACGTGTTGAATCTCGCCCGACGCGCCAGCGACGAGGTGTCGGCGCTGACGCGATCGCTGTCCGTCGATCAGGCCCCGGCGACCGACGGCGGCGTCGAAACGGTGTTCGTCGTGATCCCCGCGTACAACGAGGGCGACACCATCAGCACCGTCGTTTCGTCGCTGCCGGACTCGGTCCGCGGCTACGAGGTCCAGCCGCTGGTCGTGTCGGACGGCTCCGCCGACGAGACCGCCACCAACGCCGCTGAAAACGGCGCGATGGTCGTCGAACACCCGATCAATCAGGG from Natrinema versiforme harbors:
- a CDS encoding DUF2304 family protein, translated to MIPVPPDPLDTALLVLAVGILYWGFDRYRRRFERSDLLIAVALASGVLSFVFVPEAFDAIGGVLDIERRYIVVSLLANVVLLGVVFHVLNLARRASDEVSALTRSLSVDQAPATDGGVETVFVVIPAYNEGDTISTVVSSLPDSVRGYEVQPLVVSDGSADETATNAAENGAMVVEHPINQGQGGALKTGFEIALENEAAIVVTLDGDGQHPPDELERLVAPIVDDEADYVMGSRYLGVDRSGNGVVRRTGIRFFTGVINVLMNTAITDCTNGYRAIRGSMLERLTLTEERFNAPELIIEARKNGLRLEEIPIRIEDRKDGDTKKPKLGFAVGLTRIIVVAWLR